A single region of the Yersinia entomophaga genome encodes:
- a CDS encoding N-formylglutamate amidohydrolase, translated as MSVDRPQPLLTAEDCSPAVLERACAVSPFIFLADHAGQTIPSRLGDLGLPPGEIDRHIGWDIGSLPVAQRLSELLDATLIHQRYSRLVIDCNRTPGIASSIPEISEQTTIPGNQSVTPAQAEARRTEIFQPYHDLIRQTLDRRAAQGQPSVIISMHSFTPTFKGVARPWQIGTLFNRNPEWALLLVELLRAEGDLQVGVNEPYAILWTTAMGRKIVAYSNATVATI; from the coding sequence ATGTCAGTTGACCGCCCGCAGCCCTTATTAACCGCTGAGGATTGCTCGCCGGCCGTGCTAGAACGCGCTTGTGCAGTCTCTCCTTTCATTTTCCTGGCTGACCATGCCGGGCAAACTATCCCCTCGCGATTAGGTGATTTAGGCCTACCGCCCGGCGAAATAGATCGACATATTGGCTGGGATATCGGCTCTTTACCCGTAGCTCAACGGCTCAGTGAGCTGCTGGATGCCACCTTAATCCATCAGCGTTATTCTCGCCTGGTCATCGACTGTAACCGTACTCCCGGTATCGCCAGTTCTATCCCTGAAATTTCCGAGCAAACCACGATTCCAGGCAATCAAAGTGTCACCCCCGCGCAGGCAGAAGCCCGCAGAACCGAAATTTTCCAGCCTTACCACGATCTTATTCGCCAAACGCTGGATCGACGCGCAGCCCAAGGGCAACCTAGCGTTATCATTTCTATGCATAGTTTTACGCCAACTTTTAAAGGTGTGGCCAGACCTTGGCAGATCGGTACGCTGTTTAACCGCAATCCGGAATGGGCTTTATTGCTGGTTGAATTATTACGTGCAGAAGGCGATTTACAGGTCGGGGTCAACGAACCTTATGCCATCCTTTGGACAACAGCAATGGGCAGAAAAATTGTCGCGTATTCTAACGCAACTGTGGCAACAATTTAG
- the ogt gene encoding methylated-DNA--[protein]-cysteine S-methyltransferase codes for METFYIDRTDTPAGELVIIGDSEHNLRAIDWVDHYERLLKLLTSHYGPNTFTLTEKINPGGLTEKMQRYFAGELDIIDGLPVKTAGTAFQRQVWQELRNIPCGKTISYGELAQRIGRPTASRAVGMANGLNPVSIVVPCHRVIGASGSLTGYAGGVERKRWLLAHEGYLLAR; via the coding sequence ATGGAAACCTTTTACATTGACCGTACTGACACCCCAGCAGGTGAACTGGTCATTATTGGCGATAGCGAACATAACCTGCGCGCCATTGATTGGGTCGATCACTATGAAAGACTGCTGAAATTACTGACGTCTCACTATGGGCCAAATACTTTTACGCTGACTGAAAAGATTAATCCTGGCGGTTTAACCGAGAAAATGCAGCGTTACTTTGCCGGTGAGCTGGATATTATCGATGGCCTGCCGGTAAAAACTGCGGGGACGGCGTTTCAACGGCAAGTGTGGCAAGAGTTGCGCAACATTCCCTGCGGGAAAACCATATCCTACGGCGAATTGGCTCAACGAATTGGTCGCCCTACTGCTTCCCGCGCCGTGGGCATGGCTAATGGCCTGAACCCAGTCTCCATTGTGGTGCCCTGTCATCGCGTCATCGGCGCGTCCGGCTCGCTGACCGGCTACGCCGGTGGCGTAGAGCGGAAACGTTGGTTATTGGCTCATGAAGGTTATCTTTTAGCGCGCTAA
- a CDS encoding FNR family transcription factor produces the protein MIPEKRVIRRIQSGGCAIHCQDCSISQLCIPFTLNEHELDQLDNIIERKKPIQKGQALFKAGDELKSLYAIRSGTIKSYTITEEGDEQITGFHLAGDLVGFDAISNLQHPSFAQALETSMVCEIPFDTLDDLSGKMPNLRQQMMRLMSGEIKGDQDMILLLSKKNAEERLAAFIYNLSRRFAQRGFSPREFRLTMTRGDIGNYLGLTVETISRLLGRFQKSGILSVKGKYITIENTEALAQLAGNPKPVC, from the coding sequence ATGATCCCGGAAAAACGTGTTATCCGACGTATCCAGTCAGGTGGTTGCGCAATTCATTGTCAGGATTGCAGCATCAGCCAACTCTGTATTCCTTTTACCTTAAATGAGCACGAGCTGGATCAGCTCGACAACATCATTGAAAGGAAAAAGCCTATTCAGAAAGGACAGGCGTTGTTCAAAGCTGGCGATGAGCTGAAGTCTTTGTATGCTATTCGTTCCGGGACCATTAAGAGCTATACCATTACCGAAGAAGGCGATGAGCAAATTACCGGTTTCCATCTGGCTGGTGATTTGGTTGGTTTCGATGCGATCAGCAATTTACAACACCCGAGTTTTGCTCAGGCGCTGGAAACTTCGATGGTCTGTGAGATTCCGTTCGATACGCTGGATGATTTATCCGGCAAAATGCCTAACCTGCGTCAGCAGATGATGCGTTTGATGAGCGGTGAAATCAAAGGCGATCAGGATATGATTCTGTTGCTATCGAAGAAAAACGCGGAAGAGCGTCTGGCCGCCTTTATCTATAACCTGTCGCGCCGTTTTGCCCAACGTGGTTTCTCACCTCGTGAGTTCCGCCTGACGATGACGCGTGGCGATATCGGTAATTATCTGGGGCTAACGGTTGAAACCATTAGCCGCTTGCTGGGCCGCTTCCAGAAAAGTGGAATCCTCAGCGTAAAAGGCAAATACATTACCATTGAAAATACCGAAGCGCTGGCACAGCTCGCGGGTAACCCAAAACCGGTGTGCTAA